From the Cucurbita pepo subsp. pepo cultivar mu-cu-16 chromosome LG05, ASM280686v2, whole genome shotgun sequence genome, one window contains:
- the LOC111795930 gene encoding uncharacterized protein LOC111795930 translates to MATLFSKLAVVRGGDGVYVAAVPLRATKGPAQLLASAAYSFNIWDLQHFMVIIAPSSPTSRSQALVFDFQPKDPEDIQVALAVLSGKAVPGVVRERKLSRLPKYKCSYIGSSEANAVEVARKFNESWDTNLKIGHHDCRDYTNGLVEALLGEENVLEYLRQNSFSIE, encoded by the exons ATGGCCACTCTGTTTTCAAAATTGGCGGTGGTAAGAGGCGGAGATGGTGTGTACGTAGCGGCCGTGCCACTAAGAGCCACAAAGGGCCCCGCCCAACTCCTTGCTTCCGCTGCTTACTCTTTTAACATCTGGGATTTGCAGCATTTCATGGTTATCATCGCACCTTCTTCCCCAACTTCTCGTTCTCAG GCTTTGGTTTTTGATTTCCAACCTAAAGATCCGGAAGATATACAAGTTGCTCTGGCTGTTCTTTCTGGAAAAGCAGTACCAG GAGTTGTTCGTGAAAGGAAGTTGTCGAGGCTGCCAAAATACAAATGTTCATATATTGGATCGTCGGAAGCAAACGCTGTAGAAGTCGCTCGTAAGTTCAACGAAAGTTGGGATACTAATTTGAAGATTGGTCATCATGACTGCAGAGACTACACAAATG GCTTGGTTGAGGCTCTGCTTGGTGAAGAAAATGTGTTGGAGTACCTTAGACAGAATTCGTTTAGCATTGAATGA
- the LOC111795906 gene encoding uncharacterized protein LOC111795906, whose product MATAEVVTQEAALQEEVTTEVEVPPLKVEEEAPAEEVAKEEAAEVAEPPVEVETKEVVAEEEEEEAEEEVVEEKKEVEAAEVEAEEKEEAPAESEPAVAEEEEEEEEAKPEAEPAAEEEAVEVKETAAEEAEEKPAEEEAAAEKGE is encoded by the exons ATGGCCACTGCAGAG GTTGTAACACAGGAGGCAGCTCTCCAAGAAGAAGTAACAACAGAGGTGGAGGTACCACCGTTGAAGGTTGAAGAAGAGGCACCGGCGGAGGAGGTGGCAAAAGAAGAAGCGGCTGAAGTGGCTGAACCCCCTGTTGAAGTTGAGACCAAGGAAGTAGTagcagaggaggaagaagaagaagcagaggaGGAGGTTgtggaagagaaaaaagaagtagAAGCAGCTGAAGTTGAGGcggaagaaaaagaggaagcgCCAGCTGAGTCTGAGCCGGCggtggcggaggaggaggaggaggaggaggaggccaAACCAGAGGCTGAGCCAGCGGCGGAAGAAGAGGCTGTTGAGGTGAAAGAGACGGCTGCAGAAGAAGCAGAGGAGAAACCGGCTGAAGAAGAAGCGGCAGCTGAGAAGGGTGAGTGA